The following coding sequences are from one Desulfobacterales bacterium window:
- a CDS encoding IS607 family transposase, which translates to MKANEVLKVLRITRGTLTTYCKKGFIKYSVLPNGRYIYDDESVYTFLNKNNT; encoded by the coding sequence ATGAAGGCAAATGAAGTTTTAAAAGTATTAAGAATAACGAGAGGGACACTTACAACTTATTGTAAAAAGGGGTTTATCAAGTATTCAGTTCTACCGAATGGCAGATATATTTATGATGATGAATCGGTTTACACATTTTTAAATAAAAATAACACATT